In Lotus japonicus ecotype B-129 chromosome 5, LjGifu_v1.2, one genomic interval encodes:
- the LOC130720180 gene encoding dof zinc finger protein DOF4.6-like isoform X1: MDTAQWPQEIVMKPIEGIVVTNTCPKPESMLEIKKARPQKEEAVNCPRCHSINTKFCYYNNYSLTQPRYFCKTCRRYWTEGGSLRNIPVGGGSRKNKHRSNSVISTPSTTSNKNLPDLVTPTCTPNPKIFNDGQDLNLGFPKISELVHQNNNTSFCSTTTSSTSHLSALGLLTGITSSSSSSRGLQYSFMPVPVSADPNTVYTTCGFPMHDFKPTLNFTLDGNGSDYASFQGHVQDTSTGRVLFPFEDLKQVSSTTARMDHNNDKEVQQGDSAGYWSGMLGGGGSW, encoded by the exons aTGGACACTGCTCAGTGGCCACAG GAAATTGTGATGAAGCCAATTGAAGGTATTGTGGTGACAAACACATGTCCAAAGCCTGAATCCATGCTGGAGATCAAGAAGGCAAGGCCACAGAAAGAAGAAGCTGTGAACTGTCCAAGGTGTCACTCAATCAACACCAAGTTCTGCTACTACAACAACTATAGCCTCACTCAGCCCAGGTACTTCTGCAAGACTTGCAGAAGGTACTGGACTGAAGGCGGGTCCCTCCGAAACATCCCAGTAGGAGGTGGATCAAGGAAGAACAAGCACAGATCTAATTCTGTTATTTCTACACCTTCAACAACCAGTAATAAGAATCTTCCTGATCTGGTCACACCAACTTGCACTCCAAACCCTAAGATTTTCAATGATGGCCAAGATCTGAATTTGGGGTTCCCAAAAATCTCTGAATTGGTTCATCAAAACAACAACACTTCTTTTTGTTCAACTACTACATCTTCAACTTCTCACCTTTCAGCATTGGGGCTTCTTACTGGgatcacttcttcttcttcaagttCTAGGGGTTTGCAATATTCTTTCATGCCTGTACCAGTTTCAGCTGATCCAAACACTGTTTACACTACTTGTGGGTTTCCTATGCATGATTTTAAGCCAACCCTGAATTTCACTCTAGATGGGAATGGAAGTGATTATGCAAGTTTTCAGGGTCATGTTCAAGATACAAGTACTGGGAGGGTTTTGTTCCCGTTTGAGGATTTGAAACAGGTGTCTAGCACCACAGCAAGAATGGATCACAATAATGATAAGGAGGTGCAACAAGGAGATTCAGCTGGGTATTGGAGTGGAATGTTAGGTGGTGGTGGATCATGGTAA
- the LOC130720180 gene encoding dof zinc finger protein DOF2.5-like isoform X2, producing MKPIEGIVVTNTCPKPESMLEIKKARPQKEEAVNCPRCHSINTKFCYYNNYSLTQPRYFCKTCRRYWTEGGSLRNIPVGGGSRKNKHRSNSVISTPSTTSNKNLPDLVTPTCTPNPKIFNDGQDLNLGFPKISELVHQNNNTSFCSTTTSSTSHLSALGLLTGITSSSSSSRGLQYSFMPVPVSADPNTVYTTCGFPMHDFKPTLNFTLDGNGSDYASFQGHVQDTSTGRVLFPFEDLKQVSSTTARMDHNNDKEVQQGDSAGYWSGMLGGGGSW from the coding sequence ATGAAGCCAATTGAAGGTATTGTGGTGACAAACACATGTCCAAAGCCTGAATCCATGCTGGAGATCAAGAAGGCAAGGCCACAGAAAGAAGAAGCTGTGAACTGTCCAAGGTGTCACTCAATCAACACCAAGTTCTGCTACTACAACAACTATAGCCTCACTCAGCCCAGGTACTTCTGCAAGACTTGCAGAAGGTACTGGACTGAAGGCGGGTCCCTCCGAAACATCCCAGTAGGAGGTGGATCAAGGAAGAACAAGCACAGATCTAATTCTGTTATTTCTACACCTTCAACAACCAGTAATAAGAATCTTCCTGATCTGGTCACACCAACTTGCACTCCAAACCCTAAGATTTTCAATGATGGCCAAGATCTGAATTTGGGGTTCCCAAAAATCTCTGAATTGGTTCATCAAAACAACAACACTTCTTTTTGTTCAACTACTACATCTTCAACTTCTCACCTTTCAGCATTGGGGCTTCTTACTGGgatcacttcttcttcttcaagttCTAGGGGTTTGCAATATTCTTTCATGCCTGTACCAGTTTCAGCTGATCCAAACACTGTTTACACTACTTGTGGGTTTCCTATGCATGATTTTAAGCCAACCCTGAATTTCACTCTAGATGGGAATGGAAGTGATTATGCAAGTTTTCAGGGTCATGTTCAAGATACAAGTACTGGGAGGGTTTTGTTCCCGTTTGAGGATTTGAAACAGGTGTCTAGCACCACAGCAAGAATGGATCACAATAATGATAAGGAGGTGCAACAAGGAGATTCAGCTGGGTATTGGAGTGGAATGTTAGGTGGTGGTGGATCATGGTAA